Proteins found in one Pseudomonas sp. P8_241 genomic segment:
- a CDS encoding WD40/YVTN/BNR-like repeat-containing protein produces MNNNNNNNEGVDGSRRGLLLLGMGLGLQVLLAPSMASTVAAFASAAMSGPLSEPATMTPRAAHAVLTRVVLAGERLVAIGERGMVVLSDDGGRQWRQAHVPVSVTLTSASFVDARQGWIAGHSGVVLHTSDGGESWSLQTDGVALAKAALEQARGLPSANADRDHRIQDAQRLVEDGADKPLLSICFADARRGMVVGAFGLAAATDDGGKTWTPCRERLPNPMSMHLYAVARHDKTWVVAGEQGVLMRSRDDGASFESLAAPSERTLFTATATRNGGFVCAGLLGAACRIDPGSSAVSPIGLSAPLTILSSVELRDGRVMLLAQGGRVLASSDGGAHFTEQPLARRDPLTSLVEAADGGLVATSLGGVARLG; encoded by the coding sequence ATGAATAACAATAACAACAACAATGAAGGCGTCGACGGGTCGCGTCGCGGGCTGTTACTGCTCGGGATGGGCCTGGGTCTGCAGGTGCTGCTGGCGCCGTCCATGGCGTCCACAGTCGCAGCGTTCGCCTCGGCAGCCATGTCCGGCCCGCTGAGCGAACCGGCCACCATGACCCCGCGGGCCGCACACGCTGTGCTGACCCGTGTGGTACTGGCCGGTGAGCGGCTGGTGGCGATCGGCGAGCGCGGCATGGTCGTGCTGTCCGACGACGGTGGACGGCAGTGGCGGCAGGCCCACGTGCCGGTCAGCGTGACCCTGACATCGGCGAGTTTCGTCGATGCCCGTCAGGGCTGGATCGCTGGCCACAGTGGTGTTGTGTTGCATACCTCTGACGGAGGCGAAAGCTGGTCGCTGCAGACCGACGGGGTGGCGCTTGCCAAGGCTGCCCTGGAACAGGCCCGGGGCTTGCCTTCCGCCAATGCCGACCGCGATCACCGCATCCAGGACGCCCAGCGTCTGGTGGAGGACGGTGCAGACAAACCCTTGCTGTCGATTTGCTTCGCCGACGCCCGGCGCGGAATGGTAGTGGGCGCGTTTGGCCTGGCAGCCGCCACTGACGATGGCGGCAAGACCTGGACGCCTTGCCGCGAGCGCCTGCCCAATCCCATGAGCATGCATCTGTACGCCGTTGCCCGCCATGACAAGACCTGGGTGGTGGCCGGAGAGCAGGGCGTGCTGATGCGCAGCCGCGACGATGGCGCCAGCTTCGAATCACTGGCAGCGCCTTCCGAGCGCACCTTGTTCACCGCGACGGCCACACGCAACGGTGGTTTTGTCTGCGCCGGGCTGCTGGGCGCAGCGTGCCGCATCGATCCGGGCAGCTCGGCCGTCAGTCCGATCGGGTTATCGGCGCCATTGACGATCCTGTCCAGCGTGGAACTTCGCGATGGCCGGGTGATGCTGCTCGCACAGGGTGGGCGAGTCCTTGCCAGTAGCGACGGTGGTGCCCACTTCACCGAGCAGCCGCTGGCGCGGCGCGATCCTCTGACCTCGTTGGTCGAAGCCGCAGACGGTGGCCTCGTTGCCACCAGCCTGGGCGGAGTCGCCCGGCTTGGCTGA
- a CDS encoding glutathione S-transferase family protein, translated as MKLYFLPGACQIGIHALLAEIGKPFEIEKAARPGTPEFEAYTQINPKGKVPALIRDDGSLLTEFPVIALYLARMNPDRELIPTDVEGEIRVLEMLEYLVSTVHMQGYTRARRPEKFAPSESEHAAVKAQGLKIFQAGLDRAERQINGKDWLFEKMTIADFALFYLEHWCVLNKIGALGPGCQAHHDRLWSKVEIRRAVESELTT; from the coding sequence ATGAAACTGTATTTCCTGCCCGGTGCCTGCCAGATCGGCATCCATGCCTTGCTCGCTGAAATCGGCAAGCCGTTCGAGATCGAGAAGGCGGCCCGTCCGGGGACGCCGGAGTTCGAGGCGTACACGCAGATCAATCCCAAGGGCAAAGTCCCCGCGCTGATTCGCGATGACGGATCGCTACTCACGGAGTTCCCGGTGATCGCGCTTTATCTGGCGCGCATGAACCCCGATAGAGAACTGATCCCGACCGATGTCGAAGGCGAGATTCGCGTGCTGGAAATGCTCGAATATTTGGTATCTACCGTGCACATGCAAGGCTACACTCGCGCTCGCCGGCCGGAGAAATTCGCGCCGAGCGAATCAGAGCACGCGGCGGTAAAAGCCCAGGGCCTGAAAATATTCCAGGCCGGGCTCGACCGGGCAGAACGACAGATCAACGGCAAAGACTGGCTATTCGAGAAAATGACCATCGCGGATTTTGCGCTCTTCTACCTTGAGCACTGGTGTGTGCTCAACAAGATCGGGGCGTTGGGTCCAGGTTGCCAGGCACACCACGACCGCCTCTGGTCGAAGGTCGAAATCCGTCGCGCCGTCGAGTCTGAACTTACCACTTGA
- a CDS encoding DUF1329 domain-containing protein gives MTIFTRMTVLALACATLAAPTVQAAVSADEAAKLKTTLTPLGAERAGNKDGSIPAWDGGYPVDASYTSPAIPDLFAKDKALLTITPQNAAQYADKLTEGTLGLLKKFPNFKVEVFPTRRTAAAPQWVYDNTFANATRATMDPSGELGPFPKGAYGGIPFPIPKNGEEAIWNHLLRWTTPSYQTTPSLARVTPEGKVIPVSQNVAKSSFPYYDPNSNLEKWQAAGSNIVVRRVDTFGPPIRAGEILLQRNNIDDIESKTWVYLTGQRRVRRLPLTCCDVPSPVAGGILNFDETEVYSSSIGRYDWKLVGKKEMYVPYNSNSYHQAPSLDQLMTAQTINPDFVRFEQHRVWVVEGTLKAGQRHVIPRLRVYLDEDTWIAVAGERWDAQGQLWKVTYNLPTVFPAGPGTIVAGYMSYDLIGGGYFASAYFPREKQVDLKAALPDRIFTPESLAGEGVR, from the coding sequence ATGACCATTTTCACTCGCATGACTGTGCTTGCGCTTGCCTGCGCCACGCTGGCGGCCCCGACTGTCCAGGCCGCCGTTTCGGCTGACGAAGCGGCCAAACTGAAAACTACCCTGACTCCGCTGGGCGCAGAGCGTGCCGGCAACAAGGATGGCAGCATTCCGGCGTGGGACGGCGGCTATCCGGTCGATGCGTCGTACACATCGCCGGCGATCCCGGACCTGTTCGCCAAGGACAAAGCGCTGCTGACCATCACGCCGCAGAACGCTGCGCAGTATGCGGACAAGCTGACTGAAGGTACCCTGGGTCTGTTGAAAAAGTTCCCGAACTTCAAGGTCGAGGTATTCCCGACACGGCGCACCGCGGCGGCTCCGCAATGGGTCTATGACAACACCTTCGCGAACGCGACCCGGGCGACCATGGACCCCAGTGGCGAACTGGGTCCTTTCCCCAAGGGCGCCTACGGCGGCATTCCGTTCCCGATCCCTAAAAATGGCGAAGAAGCGATCTGGAACCACTTGCTCAGATGGACCACGCCCAGCTACCAGACGACCCCCAGCCTTGCCCGGGTAACCCCGGAGGGCAAAGTGATTCCGGTGTCGCAGAACGTGGCGAAGAGCTCGTTCCCTTACTACGACCCCAACAGCAACCTGGAAAAATGGCAAGCCGCCGGTTCCAACATCGTGGTACGCCGTGTCGACACCTTCGGCCCGCCGATCCGCGCCGGCGAGATCCTGCTGCAGCGTAACAACATCGATGACATCGAGTCGAAAACCTGGGTGTACCTGACCGGCCAGCGCCGTGTGCGTCGTCTGCCACTGACCTGCTGCGACGTACCGAGCCCGGTGGCCGGCGGCATTCTCAACTTCGACGAGACCGAGGTGTATTCCTCTTCCATCGGCCGCTACGACTGGAAGCTGGTGGGCAAGAAAGAAATGTACGTGCCGTACAACTCCAATAGCTACCACCAGGCGCCGTCGCTCGACCAGCTCATGACCGCACAAACCATCAACCCTGATTTCGTGCGCTTCGAGCAGCATCGGGTCTGGGTGGTCGAAGGCACCCTCAAGGCCGGCCAGCGCCATGTGATTCCGCGCCTGCGGGTTTATCTGGATGAAGACACCTGGATCGCTGTCGCCGGCGAACGCTGGGACGCACAGGGACAACTGTGGAAGGTGACGTACAACCTGCCGACCGTGTTCCCGGCAGGCCCAGGCACCATCGTCGCGGGCTACATGTCCTACGACCTGATTGGCGGTGGCTACTTCGCGTCTGCCTATTTCCCTCGTGAAAAACAGGTCGACCTCAAGGCTGCGTTGCCGGACCGGATCTTCACCCCCGAGTCGCTCGCTGGAGAAGGCGTCCGTTAG
- a CDS encoding fumarylacetoacetate hydrolase family protein, whose protein sequence is MKIARYQSAAGPERLGIVTAVTGRELLVDVAKAAAVRNGPVTPASVMALIEGGAAAMDATRKLLAWAAERQDPLWMDDPDTVEWLTPVPEKSMFCAGRNFGRHKLESMKGDTANASKLHSDFPTGFVKLGRTLVPHKSQVKRPDDVLAFDYEVEIALVLGKAIDADSDIDPANAIFGYTIFNDLSAREWQLREMQNGMIMLGKNFPGFGPIGPYILTADDVPDPNGLVLWLKVNGELRQHSDCRDLIFGFPEMVAFWSRFGLVPGDLISTGTPEGVALHHKPDPHPWYLKPGDRVEAGVDGIGVLETFIV, encoded by the coding sequence ATGAAAATCGCACGCTACCAATCTGCCGCGGGCCCGGAGCGGCTCGGCATCGTCACCGCTGTAACGGGACGGGAGCTTCTGGTCGATGTCGCCAAGGCGGCCGCTGTCCGGAATGGCCCGGTCACGCCAGCGTCGGTCATGGCACTGATTGAGGGTGGCGCGGCGGCGATGGACGCCACGCGCAAGTTGCTCGCCTGGGCAGCGGAGCGCCAGGACCCGCTATGGATGGATGACCCGGACACCGTCGAGTGGTTGACGCCTGTGCCGGAAAAATCCATGTTCTGCGCCGGCCGCAACTTTGGCCGGCACAAGCTGGAGTCAATGAAGGGCGATACCGCCAATGCCAGCAAGTTGCACAGCGACTTTCCAACGGGCTTCGTCAAGCTCGGGCGCACGCTGGTCCCGCACAAGAGTCAGGTGAAGCGGCCCGATGACGTGCTCGCTTTCGACTACGAAGTCGAGATCGCACTGGTGTTGGGCAAGGCGATTGATGCCGACAGCGACATCGACCCTGCCAACGCCATCTTCGGCTACACCATTTTCAATGACCTGTCGGCGCGCGAATGGCAGCTTCGCGAGATGCAGAACGGCATGATCATGCTGGGCAAGAACTTCCCCGGCTTCGGCCCGATTGGCCCTTACATTCTCACTGCCGACGACGTGCCGGACCCGAACGGCCTGGTGCTGTGGCTCAAGGTCAATGGCGAACTGCGCCAGCACTCCGATTGCCGTGACCTGATCTTCGGTTTTCCCGAGATGGTCGCGTTCTGGTCGCGTTTCGGCCTGGTGCCCGGCGACCTGATCAGCACCGGTACGCCCGAAGGCGTGGCCTTGCACCACAAGCCCGATCCACACCCGTGGTACCTCAAGCCTGGCGACCGGGTCGAAGCGGGCGTGGACGGTATCGGCGTCCTCGAAACTTTCATCGTGTAG
- a CDS encoding MFS transporter, producing MSTQLSGKRQVNVTQVIEGGQFNSFSLRVAVICFLAIVFDGIDSALFGTLLPAIMADMKMGPAQAGILASVGHIGAVGGAILFGVAADAIGRKRMMLIGMTVFITFTAACGLAQGVVDFAIYRFIAGFGLAGIVPIAIALVFEYTPGKWKAMVSSVSYTGISVGVLLSAVISMAILTTVGWRAILLGTFVCIVLVPVALVGLPESMSILVKKGNSASIRRILVQADRQFVPAIDEQYSLQEAPSAKVPLKHLFQGEYARNTLFLGIGMLCIMMIAVTLTTWIAQLMVQRGYSLTTGVSFILVFTCSNFISTPLAGWMADRMGYKKVFAIYMPVLFVSIALIGVIENPTAALICMFFAGFAAMGATCILLPYVGSLYPLSFRSSAMGVIYAIGRVGPIIGPAIAGFMLAAGISVPVILICMAAPSLVALMAFLMVKEVSSQPDQP from the coding sequence ATGAGTACTCAACTATCCGGCAAGCGACAAGTCAACGTCACGCAAGTCATTGAAGGCGGCCAGTTCAATTCGTTCAGCCTGCGCGTGGCAGTAATCTGTTTTCTCGCGATCGTGTTTGACGGTATCGACAGCGCGCTGTTCGGTACGCTGCTTCCCGCCATCATGGCCGACATGAAAATGGGCCCGGCCCAAGCGGGGATTCTCGCGAGCGTGGGGCATATCGGGGCCGTGGGCGGTGCCATTCTCTTTGGCGTGGCGGCTGATGCCATTGGCCGCAAGCGCATGATGCTGATCGGCATGACGGTGTTCATCACCTTCACGGCAGCCTGCGGCCTGGCCCAGGGCGTCGTCGACTTCGCCATCTACCGCTTCATCGCCGGTTTCGGCCTGGCGGGTATCGTGCCGATTGCCATCGCACTGGTGTTCGAATACACGCCGGGCAAGTGGAAAGCCATGGTGTCCAGCGTGTCCTATACCGGCATCTCGGTGGGTGTGTTGTTATCGGCGGTGATTTCGATGGCCATTCTGACCACGGTCGGATGGCGGGCGATATTGCTTGGAACCTTCGTGTGCATCGTCCTGGTTCCGGTTGCTCTGGTGGGGCTGCCCGAGTCAATGTCGATCCTGGTGAAGAAGGGCAACAGCGCAAGCATTCGCAGGATCCTGGTCCAGGCCGATCGACAGTTTGTGCCTGCCATCGATGAGCAATACAGCCTGCAGGAAGCACCGTCCGCCAAGGTGCCGCTCAAACACCTGTTCCAGGGCGAATATGCGCGCAACACGTTGTTTCTCGGCATCGGCATGCTCTGCATCATGATGATTGCCGTGACCCTGACGACCTGGATCGCGCAGCTGATGGTGCAGCGAGGTTATTCGCTGACCACCGGGGTGTCTTTCATCCTGGTCTTTACCTGCAGCAACTTCATCTCCACGCCGTTGGCCGGCTGGATGGCAGACCGAATGGGTTACAAGAAGGTGTTTGCCATCTACATGCCCGTTCTCTTTGTTTCGATCGCGCTGATCGGCGTTATCGAGAACCCGACGGCCGCATTGATCTGCATGTTTTTTGCCGGGTTCGCCGCAATGGGCGCCACCTGCATTTTATTGCCCTATGTCGGCTCGCTGTATCCCTTGAGTTTTCGTTCATCGGCGATGGGCGTTATTTACGCCATTGGCCGGGTCGGACCGATCATTGGCCCAGCGATAGCCGGTTTCATGCTGGCCGCAGGCATCAGTGTGCCGGTCATTCTGATTTGCATGGCTGCACCCAGTCTGGTGGCGCTCATGGCTTTTCTAATGGTTAAAGAAGTTTCTTCGCAGCCTGATCAACCGTAA
- a CDS encoding DUF1302 domain-containing protein, producing the protein MQIIKIKFAAPHDVSYHQSLRSVVVATSLLAAGSSLAAPIDLGNPDFKLRWDNTVKYSAGMRVEGQSDRLTQFAPPPADRSGGPAALNGDDGDRNFKSGRLISNRLDLLSEMDLVFREDYGLRVSGAAWYDDVYNHKNDNDSPATNNSLSVPYNEFTDDTRDLHGRKAEILDAFVFGGADVGTARVSGRLGQHTVLWGESLFFGSNAIAGTQSPVDAVKASSVPGSTTKEIIRPVGQFSGQIQFSPALTIMGYYQYDWEATRLPAAGSYFSVNDFIGDGGERIRFAPGVPGIGLSRGADIKASDDGQYGLGLRSQLGDWEFGVYAIRYHAKTPVLYSHAGRTPVTGAGFGTYQWVYPEDIKTYGISATTTVDTVNFAGELSVRRDTPLTSLPQEVGTQEADNNNHAFYAIGNTAHANVSMIWTMPRNFLSDEPSFSMEVAVNQLTSCTSNCNARDPELDKRAAAVRGLIALPQRNVLDGLDLTPSFTVGYNHGKSPVTIMGPDDGGDMTFTLAGNYLTVWDFSMAYTHYYGAENTAVYSSTDPTVNGTYTFQQSLKDRDFVSVSLRRTF; encoded by the coding sequence ATGCAAATAATAAAAATAAAATTTGCAGCACCGCACGACGTCTCTTACCACCAAAGCCTTCGGTCCGTGGTGGTTGCGACCAGTCTGCTGGCTGCTGGCTCCTCACTGGCGGCGCCCATTGATCTGGGCAACCCCGACTTCAAGCTGCGCTGGGATAACACGGTCAAGTACTCCGCCGGCATGCGCGTCGAGGGCCAGTCTGACAGGCTCACCCAGTTCGCTCCCCCTCCTGCAGATCGCAGCGGTGGCCCCGCAGCGCTGAACGGCGATGACGGCGACCGTAACTTCAAGAGCGGCAGGCTGATTTCCAACCGGCTCGATCTGCTGTCGGAAATGGACCTGGTCTTTCGCGAAGATTACGGCCTGAGGGTCAGTGGTGCAGCCTGGTACGACGACGTCTACAACCACAAGAATGACAACGACTCCCCGGCGACCAACAACTCGCTGTCTGTTCCGTACAACGAATTCACCGATGACACCCGCGACCTGCACGGCCGCAAGGCCGAGATTCTGGATGCGTTCGTGTTTGGCGGCGCGGACGTCGGTACAGCCCGCGTCAGCGGTCGTTTGGGTCAGCACACGGTGCTGTGGGGCGAGAGCCTGTTCTTCGGTTCCAACGCCATTGCCGGCACCCAGTCTCCGGTGGATGCGGTCAAGGCTTCCTCGGTACCAGGATCGACCACCAAGGAAATCATTCGCCCGGTCGGCCAGTTCTCGGGCCAGATCCAGTTTTCGCCGGCACTGACCATCATGGGTTACTACCAGTACGATTGGGAGGCCACCCGTCTGCCTGCGGCCGGCAGTTACTTCTCGGTGAACGACTTTATCGGCGACGGTGGCGAGCGTATTCGCTTCGCACCCGGTGTGCCAGGCATTGGCTTGTCCCGGGGCGCAGACATCAAGGCCAGCGACGATGGTCAATATGGTCTTGGCTTGCGCAGCCAGTTGGGCGATTGGGAATTTGGTGTCTATGCGATCCGCTACCATGCCAAGACGCCTGTGCTGTACTCCCATGCCGGGCGGACCCCGGTCACCGGTGCCGGTTTCGGCACGTACCAGTGGGTGTATCCGGAAGACATCAAAACCTACGGTATCAGTGCCACCACGACCGTGGACACGGTCAACTTCGCCGGTGAGCTGTCGGTGCGTCGAGACACGCCACTGACCAGCCTGCCGCAGGAAGTTGGAACCCAGGAAGCGGACAACAACAACCACGCGTTTTATGCCATCGGCAACACGGCCCACGCCAACGTCTCGATGATCTGGACGATGCCGCGCAACTTCCTCTCCGACGAGCCTTCTTTCAGCATGGAAGTGGCCGTCAACCAGCTGACCAGTTGCACCAGCAACTGCAATGCCAGGGATCCGGAACTGGATAAACGCGCAGCAGCGGTGCGTGGCTTGATTGCGCTGCCGCAACGCAACGTGCTCGATGGTCTGGACCTGACGCCTTCTTTCACGGTCGGCTACAACCATGGCAAGTCGCCCGTGACGATCATGGGCCCTGACGATGGCGGCGACATGACCTTCACCCTGGCAGGCAACTACCTGACTGTCTGGGACTTCTCGATGGCGTACACCCACTACTACGGCGCTGAAAACACCGCCGTGTATTCGTCCACCGATCCCACCGTCAACGGCACGTACACCTTCCAGCAAAGCTTGAAAGATCGTGATTTCGTCTCAGTGTCGCTGCGTCGCACCTTCTAA
- a CDS encoding LysR family transcriptional regulator, which translates to MDMLLKLKAFVVTADTGNFSAAARTLHTSPSVIMKRVDELEWDFKTTFFDRSTRRLTLTDTGQSYLTHARQLLRSYSDMASGAILNPGSIEGPIRIKAPAVLIRQGLGDLFIRYRAEHPLVQLEIIASDRGGNPAEEGFDISVGMDQMAYSDVIEQVIRPFPRLLCAAPAYLDRCDSLLHPRDLIHHPCLTFSLAGSIWSFNSPEGRIEVDVRPVLITNDEGYLCAAARDGHGIVQLALPIVADALQAGELVPVLEEFSLVERWVKIMVPTARLELTRVKLLFDKMAMHLTA; encoded by the coding sequence ATGGACATGCTGTTGAAGCTGAAGGCTTTCGTCGTGACCGCCGACACCGGTAACTTCTCAGCCGCCGCACGCACTTTGCATACCTCGCCCTCGGTCATCATGAAGCGGGTCGACGAGCTCGAATGGGACTTCAAAACCACCTTCTTCGACCGCTCGACCCGGCGACTGACGCTGACCGACACCGGGCAAAGCTACCTGACCCATGCCCGGCAACTGCTGCGGTCCTACAGCGACATGGCCAGCGGTGCGATCCTCAACCCCGGCAGCATCGAAGGCCCGATCCGGATCAAGGCACCGGCCGTACTCATCCGCCAGGGCCTGGGTGATCTGTTCATCCGCTACCGTGCCGAGCATCCGCTGGTGCAGCTGGAGATCATCGCCTCGGACAGGGGCGGTAATCCGGCGGAGGAGGGCTTTGATATCTCGGTCGGGATGGATCAGATGGCCTATTCGGACGTCATCGAGCAGGTCATCCGGCCCTTTCCGCGATTGCTCTGCGCCGCACCTGCCTATCTCGATCGCTGCGATTCGTTGCTGCATCCACGCGACTTGATCCATCACCCGTGCCTGACGTTTTCCCTGGCCGGTTCCATCTGGAGCTTCAACTCGCCAGAGGGCCGCATCGAGGTGGACGTGCGCCCCGTGCTCATCACCAATGACGAAGGCTATCTGTGCGCTGCGGCTCGCGATGGTCACGGCATCGTGCAACTGGCACTGCCGATCGTTGCCGATGCCCTGCAGGCCGGGGAACTGGTTCCGGTGCTGGAGGAGTTTTCCCTGGTCGAGCGCTGGGTGAAAATCATGGTGCCGACGGCCCGACTGGAATTGACGCGGGTCAAGCTGCTGTTCGACAAAATGGCGATGCATCTGACGGCATGA
- a CDS encoding efflux RND transporter permease subunit gives MTTVKPPSTAACRLEDFDSRSGSPLERAVFNHRILVLLLCVLATVLLGVSALGLKLNASFEKTIPTGHPYITNYLAHKKELTGLGNSVRIAVEARKGNIYNAGYLETLRQINDAVFMLPGVDRAFMKSLWTPNVRWTAVTEDGLDGGQVIPAHYDGSPAKLEELRMNVQRSGEIGQLVAANGGSTVIQIPLLEHDAAGTPLDYAALSEQLEQLRAKYSSDEVAIHITGFAKLSGDLMDGMQEVIGFFFIALVICAVMVFLYNRDVISTALVVITSVTGVLWQLGLLPLLGYSLNPYSMLVPFLIFAIGISHGAQKMNGILQDIGRGTHRYVAARFTFRRLFLAGLTALLADAVGFAVLLMVDIPVIRELAIAASLGVLVLVISNLILLPVLLSYVGVSRKAAERAVRRESANAAGESSAFFNWLISFTEGRRATSAVVVATVLAVVGVAVGTQLKVGDLDPGAPELQADSRYNRDVNYLTKNYGASNDLFAVMVKTSEGNCSQSNVLRRVDQLEWELMDLPGVESTQSIARLQRRLMVGMNEGSPLWYDLPGNQNMLNTITARAPRELYNEECNLLTVYAYLRDHRAETLQKVVDLVERFAAKNNDKDASFLLAAGSAGIDATTNIVVHKAWYQMLFMVYGAVALLCFITFRSWRAVLVAMLPLMLTSILAEALMVALGMGVKVATLPVIALGVGIGVDYALYVLSVTLARMRAGATLKQAYATALQFTGRVVLLTGVTLAAAVATWHFSSIKFQADMGLLLAFMFLWNMLGALVLIPALARFLLPGAREGAIVEATDAAPQPAASTPVPAGQPEKVVYERCLP, from the coding sequence ATGACCACAGTGAAACCACCCTCGACCGCGGCTTGCCGGCTCGAAGACTTTGATTCGCGCTCGGGCTCGCCGCTCGAACGCGCCGTTTTCAACCACCGCATCCTGGTGCTGTTGCTGTGCGTGCTGGCGACGGTTCTGCTGGGCGTCAGCGCCTTGGGCCTGAAGCTCAATGCCAGTTTTGAGAAGACCATTCCGACGGGTCACCCGTACATCACCAACTACCTGGCGCACAAGAAAGAGCTGACCGGCCTGGGCAACTCGGTGCGCATCGCGGTGGAAGCCCGCAAGGGCAACATCTACAACGCGGGCTATCTGGAAACCCTGCGCCAGATCAACGACGCCGTTTTCATGCTGCCGGGTGTGGACCGGGCGTTCATGAAGTCGTTGTGGACACCCAATGTGCGCTGGACCGCGGTGACCGAGGATGGCCTGGACGGCGGTCAGGTGATTCCTGCGCATTATGACGGCTCGCCGGCAAAGCTCGAGGAGTTGCGCATGAACGTGCAGCGCTCCGGCGAAATCGGCCAGTTGGTCGCGGCCAATGGCGGTTCCACCGTCATTCAGATACCGCTGCTGGAGCATGATGCCGCCGGCACGCCGCTGGACTACGCGGCCCTGTCCGAACAGCTGGAACAACTGCGTGCCAAGTACAGCAGTGACGAGGTGGCGATTCACATCACCGGCTTTGCTAAGCTGTCCGGCGACCTCATGGATGGCATGCAGGAGGTGATCGGGTTCTTCTTCATTGCCCTGGTGATCTGTGCCGTCATGGTGTTCCTGTACAACCGCGACGTGATCAGCACGGCGCTGGTGGTGATTACCTCTGTGACCGGTGTGCTGTGGCAACTGGGCCTGCTGCCCCTGCTGGGTTACTCGCTGAACCCTTATTCCATGCTGGTGCCGTTCCTGATTTTCGCCATTGGTATCAGCCATGGCGCGCAGAAAATGAACGGCATCCTCCAGGACATCGGGCGCGGCACGCACCGCTATGTCGCTGCGCGCTTCACCTTCAGGCGCCTATTCCTGGCCGGCCTGACCGCTCTGCTGGCTGACGCCGTGGGCTTTGCGGTGCTACTGATGGTCGACATCCCGGTGATCCGCGAACTGGCCATCGCCGCGAGCCTGGGTGTGCTGGTGCTGGTGATTTCCAACCTGATTCTGCTGCCCGTGCTCCTGAGCTACGTGGGTGTCAGCCGTAAAGCTGCCGAGCGGGCGGTGCGCCGGGAATCGGCCAACGCAGCGGGGGAGAGCAGCGCCTTCTTTAATTGGCTGATCAGCTTCACCGAGGGACGACGAGCCACGTCGGCAGTAGTGGTGGCGACTGTTCTGGCGGTGGTGGGGGTTGCCGTCGGCACCCAGCTGAAAGTCGGCGACCTCGATCCCGGGGCTCCGGAGCTGCAAGCCGATTCGCGCTACAACCGCGACGTGAACTACCTGACGAAAAACTACGGTGCCAGCAATGACCTGTTTGCCGTCATGGTCAAGACCTCCGAGGGCAACTGCAGTCAGTCCAATGTGCTGCGCCGGGTCGACCAGCTTGAGTGGGAATTGATGGATCTTCCCGGCGTGGAGTCCACCCAGTCGATTGCGCGCCTGCAACGGCGCCTGATGGTGGGCATGAACGAGGGCAGCCCATTGTGGTACGACTTGCCGGGTAACCAGAACATGCTCAACACCATCACCGCACGGGCACCCCGTGAACTGTACAACGAAGAATGCAACCTGCTGACGGTGTACGCCTACCTGCGTGACCACCGCGCTGAAACGCTACAGAAGGTGGTCGACCTGGTCGAGCGCTTCGCCGCGAAAAACAATGACAAGGACGCCAGCTTCCTGCTGGCGGCCGGTTCGGCTGGCATCGACGCCACCACCAATATCGTGGTTCACAAAGCCTGGTACCAGATGCTGTTCATGGTCTACGGGGCGGTGGCGCTGCTGTGCTTCATCACCTTCCGCTCCTGGCGGGCGGTGCTGGTGGCGATGCTGCCGCTGATGCTCACCTCCATTCTGGCCGAGGCGTTGATGGTGGCCCTGGGAATGGGCGTGAAGGTCGCGACCTTGCCGGTGATCGCCCTGGGCGTGGGCATCGGTGTGGATTACGCGCTGTACGTGCTGAGTGTGACCCTGGCCCGCATGCGTGCAGGCGCCACCCTGAAACAAGCCTACGCCACCGCCTTGCAGTTCACCGGCCGGGTGGTGTTGCTGACCGGTGTGACCCTGGCGGCAGCCGTGGCGACCTGGCATTTCTCCAGTATCAAGTTCCAGGCGGACATGGGCCTGCTGCTGGCTTTCATGTTCCTGTGGAACATGCTCGGCGCCTTGGTACTGATTCCGGCCCTGGCGCGTTTCCTGCTCCCCGGCGCACGTGAAGGCGCCATCGTCGAGGCCACTGATGCCGCGCCCCAGCCTGCCGCATCGACGCCCGTCCCGGCTGGCCAACCTGAAAAAGTGGTGTACGAGAGATGCCTGCCATGA